tatttcgcatgtgtttactacacaaatgtcaaaacagaactgacattagaggtcaattgcaaaatttatagcatcttctgatCATCTTCTGACTTTTGCGCCACCCTGTATGTTAACCGAACATGATTAGTTCTATCATTTATATTACTCAGCATATTATCGATATGACTTTCGTCGTATATTTGATACTAACTTTCAATAGCTAcagacatgtacatacatacatatatgcacccATTGTATACTTATAATAATTGGTGTGGTTTAATGACTCTGGCAGCGCTTCCCTGCTGAATTTGGTagccacacatacatgcaagcGCTGCCAGATACATTAGAGCAACTCAATGGTATTTATACAACTTCTTGATGTTGTTCTTGTCTagccatgtacatatgtagtacatgtatctctatatgtatgtacaagtattttgaaaaattccagATGTCTTGCTGTTTTTGAGTTCATCAGCTCCTTCAGACTACACAGCATTGGTTGGGGTCAAGCGGATCTCTTCAGGGTTTGGCTTACCTATTATGCGCGCTTTATGCTTAAGTGTCTGCCTTTCTGCTTTTGTTTACGTGCGACTAGAAAGCGCTATTGTGTGGGGCTTCGTCAAATATTGTGTTTCAATTTAAAGCTTTGTTCTATGTGTTCGTTTGGTTGCTCCGCGCACTCAGCATTCTATTCAAGGATGTATTTGTTGGCAGTGGCGATGGTGTACATATGTCGCGACAGCACCGTGTTTGAACTCGATTCGCGTTTGATGCATCCATTGTTATGGCATTCCATCAGAGATGCAGGAGTTACATGTGATGCTTACGGGCGCTTCAGTTCAACGCCCAGTGGATATATAATCGTGTGTATGGATGTTAGTGTGCGCATTGATAAGCGTTCATAGCACGAATGTCCGGTAGATTTTGGTGTTGaaacaatacatatataattctgGACGCAAATGTTAGCAAAAGGCTAGCGCAATGTGCACTTGGCAGGGGTTTATTCACCTGACCGTTTGTGACTCGAATTCGTTGACTTGCAGTCTAATGAACTGATAATGCATTTCTTTGTAAACAAGTTAAACATAAGTGTTATGAAAATCAGcgggaaaattaaaaataaataaatattgcagaATGGAATAAAGATGCACTGAACTTTCGAGAATGTGGGATATTTTAGCCATTCAGCAGAGGTGAGCGGAGCGCAGTtatgagatatgtatgtatattagggtgttttgaatattaactttttttatttatttttggatacgtggcaatttaaagtttatgttgaaaaaataggtaaaagttataggaaattaaattttggacTAAAAAAAGTTTGTGCGATCTTGACAAAAGATTGAAATTTCAATCTTTGGGAGATATAAaggatttaataaaaaaaagtaaaggttttatggaaatttttgtatacagaaatcgattaaataactttatttcaatttcttgtTTAAACCTACCACAATTACCATAAAAAAATCAACGAACGATGTCATTTACATATCTTAACTCTAACAGTCATACCTATCGCGCCCTCTGGTTAGAGTGTAGCGAAGCTCCGAGAATACCATTActtcaagcaaaaaaaatatacagcaTAGTGGAAATTTACTCTAAATTATCGCTCTCAGTAGGTGCATAGATTTGTCTTCTTAATAACCAAATAACAATAACTGAGTCACTCCATAGCATGATGTGTTGTgttgacattttatttttctctgCATTACTTAATCATGACATCAAAAAATAACTGTTTCTTCACCGGAAGTAATTATCCATTTACAAACAGATAAAATGTCAATGGTTTGCCGAACTGTTTTGTGGATTGTGTCATCAGTGGATTAGCTTATCCAATGTTTATGGCTCGGCACTCATTCTTATCTCATAAATTTACTCACTTCAAAGTAATTATGAATGAAATCTCAAAGcgcaaatttgaatttgtttaagGCATACAAGGAACGGTCACGTTTCGGTCGGAGCTAAAAGGCGGCGGTTGAATTAGGCGATAACATTTAGACTTTTGTTCATATATCGGGGAAAAgttaagagtataaaaaacgaGTAGGGAAATGATACTTTTGAGTACAGCCGAACAATGGATATTGACGTAGAACGAAATAATAGTCTAAATATAGTGATTTGtctgaaaaacttttataaattaagttggcaatgaatttaatattatttaccacACGAAACGTCCAATCGATTGGGACTATTTTTGGCACCAAACTAATTTACAACTTAAGATCTTCACACTAGTTTAGTACGATATCGTTGGAAATAAGCTCACTTTATGTTAATATGACAAAATACTGAAATTAGTTAGGGAACTCTTCTCCAGCCTGTTGAATAGAGAAGTGTAAGCCTAACACCAGAAGATGGTGAACCCAATCCCAATTCGATGAAGATagagcagatgttccattggccgaccatgaagaagctcGAATGGAAATTATCCATCTGAAGAACAACGAAGCGGCGGAGGCCGTATTCAAATACcgcggtgaagaactgataagtgcatatgtatatgagccCCTTTGTAGCATATGATAGGACGAAAGCATACCTGGCGATtgcaatttaagtgtgctctgtcaaATCCACAAAATGGAGACACCACAATCTTCGTGAACaaccgtgggataagcttcctcaacatcgcaaATAAGTTTCTATCAAGCGTACTGTGTGGAAGATTAACCAGACTAGACCGGactttcaccatgcgccaaattttagaaaaaaaaccgTGAAAAGAGGATTAACACACACtaccaacgcagaataactcttgtcattGGATGCTACTTCGGTCTGAGTAGAcaactgagaagtaaaatcttctctcgacgaacagagACCAAAccctataagtcactcattattcccgctGCTGCAGAGGCATAGACGGTGACAACATCTATTGAGTTGATGTTACGAGCtatcgagagaaaggttctgcagaagacTTATGGTATTTTGAGCATTGGagatggcgaatatcgcattcgatggaacgatgagctttatGAGATAGACGACGACTTTGACATAactcagcgaattaaaagacagcggctacgctggctaggcaTGTCATGtatatggacgaaaacactccagctctgagagtattcgacataATATCCGACGGGGGAAGCATAACATCCTtcccaaataatttttatataagaagctaatattatattatatttatcggtcggtttatatgacagctatatgttaccaTTGTCTTCGGCAATAATCCATGAAAAATGTAGtgagcaaaaaaaatttctcttgactgaacgatcaaaattgtattgttgttgtattgcaaaaaatgaaagaaaaattttggacTTCCTCAAGGAAGACCTTAAGAAAAGGTGATAGGCGGTATGCaagattattaatttaaaattatctcaCATAATCAAACCGAGTGTGttggaaaataattcataattttatgtttttaaagcaGCTAAATAACCTCCTAGCTTAGAAGTAGCAAGATTGAACAAAATCTGGACTACAATGCAATATCTTCATAGAAAATATCTCAAATATGAAACGCAATCAAAAAGCCTTtataatgaatattaaaattaacatCTTTCCCGTTTATTTAAGTATAACTTAAGGTTTGGAAATAAGTGACCCAACATTAAATACTAGTAACTCATCTGGACTTTCCCTTAGGATTCAGAAACCGAATGGAACATTTCCATTTCATATCCGTGATTATTGGTATGTCATaggatatcttgatgaaatgaTGTGAGAACTTTTCGCTGTacattcaaaaaagtttttaataaataatctgAATCGGCCTCGTTGGCtacgattgtgaaatttttcatactgataatataaaatatctataGGATAAGTTTATTTCGGACCAAAAGAGGCACAAAGTTTGTTCTTAACTTCATTTATTAACGATTTTTGTAAAAGCCTTACCAAAGTGCAGCATCAATTACGCACATCGAATCAGCGTTAAATTAACTTTAGTTTTATGATAACAACATTCCGAAGTGGCAAACAAGCTAGTACCAAGTCTATTTATTACCAACAGACGAAAGAAGAAAAGTGAGCGCACTTCTCTTCCATTTACATATTAACTTGTATGGTGGATAATTACGGGTGTTGCAAGAATGTACCGATGCTCGTACATGCAACGTGACAGCAAGCCAACCTCTGGCAAATGCAGTGACCTTAGTCGATTGTCCTTGGCATTGCAGTCTgattgctgctgttgcatgtCTTGCTGGCTAACAGACGGAGGATGGCTTATATAAAAGTGCCAATGCAGTGCCGATGGACACATCAGTGCGCCTGTGGCAGCTAGATAAAGAAGTGTTTCGACGAAGCGGATAAATTGTGATTACAAAAGTACTACTATGCAGAAAGTGgtaaattataatgaaattatagaataaGAAGCCGGAGTGTTTCactctttgttttctttttagttGCTCTTCGCCTGTCTGTTGGGAACTGTGGCATGGGCCGCGGAGGTGTACTATGCGCCCGTCGCCAGCTCTGCAGCAGCTTATTATGCACCACTGCCGCTCGCAGTGCCGGCAGCACGCACCGCTGCAATTGTGCCATTGGCTTATTCACGCCTTCAAGCTGCTGTGCCGGTGCCGACAGTAGAGACCTACAACAGCGTGCACACACCTGACTCATTTCAGCAACAATATCGTTCGGACTACAAACCGGTCACCTATGAGTTCATACATTGAGTGTCGGAAATAGTttgcatgaaaatttaaatgatttctAATAAAGTCAACtgaaattcatataaaatttgtgtacttttttggttattttttttttaatcctcaaaaaaaattttccgatAAGCTAAAGACATATTCTTAAAAAACAGATCCGTATTTAAGGTTATATAATATTCtactttctattaaaatttttactaaagatCCTGTAAATAGGACGAACTTAGGTCGCTTATTTCCCCATTTTGTAGGTAAGATCAACTACTTGGATACCAGTGGACCAGAAACGGTTTGATTTAAGCTTGAACTTAGTATCTAATTTTCTCTTTAACAATTCTTTGCGAATAGTATTGTAGAATGATcataaaccaaataaaatttaatcattATTTTGAGAAGgttagttataatatttccttcAGTTATTACCACTCCGAACATAAAATATCGTCATGACTTACGTTTAAATTTTTGGGGCGGTCTTTGTCTAACTAACCTAAACTCCTTCCTACAtcgtttaaaacaaaaattatgaggTTTTCACAAAAAAAGAAGTACCAATAGAAAAGCTGTAATAATGGCTAAAGCCTAAACCGATACCACAGTTGAAATGGTTTTGCACAAAAATCTTATAAGCCGACCATATACcattcatatataataaaactttgatTATAAagcgtgatccatttcgaggttttctactttattaaagaaaatgcacaaaaacttcaaatttaatggcgttttatttattgaagattaactttttcaaatgttgaccgcggctgcgtctcagAGGgttcatccattgagtccaatcgaccgccccaaaacgtgaaattatctgctcatcgaagtgctCTATGAATAAATCAATTGAATGGTGctatgtgtgggaagtggcgccggcTTGTGTTTTCGTGGATGAAATATCAGCTCTGTAATCTCTTCAGATTACTCTTTCTCCCAActgcagcaattttgcttgtttacacacATAACTATTGAGCCGGAAATGGtactcatcgctgaacaaaatttggtttgaaAACGTCGGATTCTCTTGGAGCGAAGCGATGTctcttgggaaggtcgagcggtttcagttcttgtaGAAGCTCTGTTATAAATGCTTCCAAATTAAGATCTCGAcctaaaatgtgccaagtcattccatacgtcagtccgagttactgtaaacggcgccgaatcgactctccacggtcttcgtgtacactctcagctacggctgctatattttcttcactgcaagCTAGAcgtagtctattcggtcgaatgttGTCCAACATAGAATGCTGGACCTCAAAATGGGTGctgatgttgcgaatagtatgctcagtaaaTTGAGCGAAGCACGCCAAACACTTTATTTACAGAACaagaattttcgtaataattttgtaaacacTGTTTTGGCAGAAGTCTTTCCATGGTGAAATGGAAACaatattgtcaaaaaataatatgacagcttgacaaCACTCACACGTGacctgtcaaaaaaggctattggatCATCCGTTATAAATGAACAGCTTCCCCAATAAATCTAACAATTGTATTAAGCACACAATCGTTctctataaataaatttacccCTTAATAATTCTCGGATACTTTGGTACGGTGGCCAAATATCAGTTTAAGATGTTTTCGATTTATCACTTCtctgtttgtttttgtggaGCCCTCTGGCGAAAAAACCCAATCGAGTTCAATACGAGAAGGAGTCAGTGGATACTGCTTAACAGTGGCAGTACCTTTTCCTTTGACAGTGTTTGAAAGACCACTCGAAGATTAGAACCAGAACTTTGGGTTCTTATAACTGTTGAATATTCaagaaaaagatttttttaccTAAATCGCCGACCTACCAAAGGCATCAAAGTTATTCATTATAAAGTTTGTGACCCATTCTTACATTTTATGGGATAATGACAAAATATGTCCGACTATTTCATATAagacataaataaagaaatctttttctttttcaatgcaGCACTTTATTAATCAGaaattttaattcttctcaTATATTATATTGCTTGCGGCTGCGGGCCTTTCACTTCCTCCTCTGAAATTAGTGCAAGCCACGATTAAGTACAGTGCCATGAAGCAAAGGGGTTACAATTTGTTGGGTGGTGATCAATGGCTCGACAATATGTACCGAAGCAGGCAGTGCAGACACTGCGGGCAGTGCAGACAGTGCAGGCAGTGCGGCCAAGCGTGGCTCCTCCTGGTAAGTGGTTAGGAGTGGTGCCGAGTGCAGAAATCCGGGACGGGCGAAAGCCATTGCGAAGAAGGAAAACAATACGAGCTGAAATAAAGTTGTACTGatgagtttttgtattttggcaAAAAGGTTTGCTCATATAACTGTTTATCTTCTGCTTACCAACTTAAACATTGTGATTATTTGTTTGCAAGTTAAGAACTGTAAGTATAAAGATGCACACTCGTTGAGTTAATGTTGTTCGTTAAGCTGTCAGCCGGTGTTTATATACTAATTTCAAATGTTTGAGCCTCCGTCTTA
This genomic stretch from Bactrocera dorsalis isolate Fly_Bdor chromosome 5, ASM2337382v1, whole genome shotgun sequence harbors:
- the LOC105224819 gene encoding uncharacterized protein LOC105224819, with protein sequence MQKVLLFACLLGTVAWAAEVYYAPVASSAAAYYAPLPLAVPAARTAAIVPLAYSRLQAAVPVPTVETYNSVHTPDSFQQQYRSDYKPVTYEFIH
- the LOC109579447 gene encoding uncharacterized protein LOC109579447, encoding MFKLLVLFSFFAMAFARPGFLHSAPLLTTYQEEPRLAALPALSALPAVSALPASVHIVEPLITTQQIVTPLLHGTVLNRGLH